The proteins below come from a single Gordonia pseudamarae genomic window:
- a CDS encoding long-chain-acyl-CoA synthetase, protein MGNDDRKTVGVADVARGLVKMAPDIPGIVKHAPGLVLRSPSMKKTIGLIFQNLAKAHPERPFVRFEGVTTSYGEANRLVNRYAAVLVENGVGSGDVVAILSKNCPTDLYVILATVKLGATAGMMNYNQLGDVAEHSLSLLQAKVLVYDPECADVYHSVSSAALPPRAFDFTALNVAADGKPDTDPAITKELPAATDAFYIFTSGTTGLPKASVMSHNRWLANYSGIGGLGVRLHHDDTMYVALPLYHNNALSVSLGSVLAGGACVAIGRKFSASKFWDDVILNRATAFCYIGELCRYLAAQPPKETDRGHSVRLIVGNGMRPDIWEEFAQRFGIDRIVEFYGASELNIAFINAFSVDKTAGFCPLPYVIVDYNDDGSPKRDAKGRLSKVGKGGTGLLLAQISDRVPLDGYTDAQETEKKVIRDAFKDGDAYFNSGDLVHDQGFSHVSFVDRLGDTFRWKGENVATTEVEGAVDVVDGVEQAVAYGVAIPGTDGKAGMVAVKLYDGQSLDPVKLAAHLYDTLPGYAIPLFVRIVDELEATSTFKTRKVELRNEGYGEAGGDPLYVLAGRMKGYVPFYDGYVADVAAAKVPRG, encoded by the coding sequence ATGGGCAACGACGATCGTAAGACAGTCGGTGTGGCCGACGTGGCACGCGGACTGGTGAAGATGGCCCCCGACATTCCGGGCATCGTCAAGCACGCTCCGGGTCTGGTCCTGCGTTCGCCTTCGATGAAGAAGACCATCGGCCTGATCTTCCAGAACCTGGCGAAGGCGCATCCGGAGCGCCCGTTCGTGCGGTTCGAGGGCGTCACCACCTCTTACGGCGAGGCCAACCGCCTGGTGAACCGGTACGCGGCGGTACTCGTGGAGAACGGCGTCGGTAGCGGCGACGTGGTGGCGATCCTGTCGAAGAACTGCCCGACCGATCTGTACGTCATCCTGGCCACGGTCAAACTCGGCGCGACCGCGGGAATGATGAACTACAACCAGCTCGGGGATGTCGCCGAGCACAGCCTGTCGCTACTCCAGGCCAAGGTTCTGGTGTACGACCCCGAGTGCGCCGACGTGTATCACTCGGTGTCGTCGGCCGCGTTGCCGCCGCGGGCCTTCGACTTCACCGCGCTGAACGTGGCCGCCGACGGCAAACCCGACACCGATCCGGCGATCACCAAGGAACTGCCCGCCGCCACCGACGCGTTCTACATCTTCACCTCCGGCACCACCGGCCTGCCCAAGGCCAGCGTCATGAGCCATAACCGCTGGCTGGCCAACTATTCGGGAATCGGTGGTCTCGGGGTGCGGCTGCATCACGACGACACCATGTACGTAGCGCTGCCGCTGTACCACAACAACGCGCTGTCGGTGTCGCTCGGATCGGTCCTGGCCGGTGGGGCGTGTGTGGCGATCGGCCGCAAGTTCTCGGCGTCGAAATTCTGGGACGACGTGATCCTCAACCGCGCCACCGCATTCTGCTACATCGGTGAACTGTGCCGGTACTTGGCCGCGCAGCCGCCCAAGGAGACCGATCGCGGGCACTCGGTGCGCCTGATCGTCGGCAACGGTATGCGCCCGGACATCTGGGAAGAGTTCGCGCAGCGATTCGGTATCGACCGGATCGTCGAGTTCTACGGCGCGAGCGAACTCAACATCGCCTTCATCAACGCGTTCAGCGTCGACAAGACCGCCGGGTTCTGCCCGTTGCCGTACGTGATCGTCGACTACAACGACGACGGCAGCCCCAAGCGGGATGCCAAGGGACGCCTCTCCAAGGTGGGTAAGGGTGGTACGGGCCTGTTGCTCGCCCAGATCAGCGACCGGGTCCCGCTCGACGGCTACACCGACGCCCAGGAGACCGAGAAGAAGGTGATCCGCGATGCCTTCAAGGACGGTGACGCCTACTTCAACTCCGGTGATCTGGTACACGATCAGGGCTTCTCGCATGTCTCGTTCGTCGACCGACTCGGCGATACCTTTCGGTGGAAGGGTGAGAACGTCGCCACCACCGAGGTCGAGGGCGCGGTCGACGTGGTCGACGGGGTCGAGCAGGCCGTCGCCTACGGTGTGGCGATCCCGGGTACCGATGGCAAGGCCGGCATGGTCGCGGTGAAGCTGTATGACGGGCAGAGCCTGGACCCGGTGAAACTGGCCGCACATCTCTACGACACGCTGCCCGGGTACGCGATCCCGCTGTTCGTGCGCATCGTCGACGAACTGGAGGCGACCTCCACGTTCAAGACCCGCAAGGTGGAGTTGCGCAACGAGGGCTACGGCGAGGCGGGCGGTGACCCGCTGTACGTGCTCGCCGGCCGGATGAAGGGCTATGTCCCCTTCTACGACGGGTACGTCGCCGATGTCGCCGCCGCGAAGGTTCCGCGCGGGTAG
- a CDS encoding LOG family protein yields MSAPITICVYCASGPVDGHYLDLAAEVGAAIAAGGHTLVSGGGNVSMMGALARAVRAGGGRTVGIIPTALMEREVADVDADELIVTDTMRQRKQAMDDRADAFITLPGGIGTLEELFETWTGGFLGMHDKPVVLLDPEGFYAPLLDWLNARLADGFVSRRAMDRLLVVDSVVGALELATGR; encoded by the coding sequence ATGAGTGCCCCGATCACGATCTGCGTGTACTGCGCCTCCGGTCCGGTCGACGGGCACTACCTGGATCTGGCGGCGGAGGTGGGTGCGGCGATCGCCGCGGGCGGTCACACCCTGGTCTCGGGCGGCGGCAATGTATCGATGATGGGTGCGCTGGCCCGGGCGGTGCGTGCGGGCGGCGGTCGCACCGTCGGGATCATCCCCACCGCGCTGATGGAGCGGGAGGTGGCCGACGTCGACGCCGACGAGCTGATCGTCACCGACACGATGCGTCAGCGCAAGCAGGCGATGGACGACCGCGCCGACGCGTTCATCACTCTCCCCGGGGGGATCGGCACGCTCGAGGAACTGTTCGAGACGTGGACCGGTGGCTTCCTCGGGATGCACGACAAGCCGGTCGTCCTGCTCGATCCGGAGGGCTTCTACGCGCCGCTGCTGGACTGGCTCAACGCCCGCCTGGCCGACGGGTTCGTGTCGCGGCGGGCCATGGACCGGTTGCTGGTGGTCGATTCGGTGGTCGGTGCGCTCGAACTTGCTACCGGCCGGTAA
- a CDS encoding LOG family protein has protein sequence MFRRDPSEETTDRHLLAWVDPRDPNLRVDRTVRDSWRVLRIQSEFVAGFDAMSEVAEAVTVFGSARIKPDTEAYHLAVRLGQALGEAGYAVITGGGPGVMEAANRGAYDAGTQSIGLNIELPFEQHINPWVDVGMNFRYFFVRKTMFVKYAQAFVCLPGGFGTLDELFEALTLVQTKKVGRFPIVLIGREYWGGLIDWMRERLLGEGMIAVDDLDLLHVVDTPEEAVEIVKTACPTCGKDDNGRLVR, from the coding sequence ATGTTTCGCCGCGACCCGTCCGAGGAGACCACCGACCGGCATCTGCTGGCCTGGGTTGACCCGCGTGACCCCAACCTGCGGGTGGACCGCACCGTCCGCGATTCGTGGCGGGTACTGCGCATCCAGTCCGAGTTCGTCGCCGGCTTCGACGCGATGAGTGAGGTGGCCGAGGCGGTCACGGTGTTCGGGTCTGCCCGCATCAAACCGGACACCGAGGCCTACCATCTGGCCGTCCGGCTCGGTCAGGCGCTCGGGGAGGCCGGCTACGCGGTGATCACCGGCGGCGGTCCGGGTGTCATGGAGGCCGCCAACCGTGGTGCCTACGACGCCGGCACCCAGTCAATCGGTCTGAACATCGAGTTGCCCTTCGAGCAGCACATCAACCCGTGGGTCGATGTCGGCATGAATTTCCGGTATTTCTTCGTGCGTAAGACGATGTTCGTCAAGTACGCGCAGGCGTTCGTCTGCCTCCCGGGCGGCTTCGGCACCCTCGATGAGCTTTTCGAGGCGTTGACCCTGGTGCAGACCAAGAAGGTCGGGCGGTTTCCGATCGTGCTGATCGGCCGTGAGTACTGGGGTGGCCTGATCGACTGGATGCGTGAGCGGCTGCTCGGGGAGGGGATGATCGCGGTCGATGACCTGGATCTGCTGCACGTGGTCGACACCCCCGAGGAGGCCGTGGAGATCGTGAAAACCGCGTGCCCCACCTGTGGCAAGGACGATAACGGACGGCTGGTCCGATGA
- a CDS encoding IS110 family RNA-guided transposase, which produces MKEATTMVVVGADVHKRTHTFVAVDEAGRELGHKTFDADSAGHRKAVAWARERFGTELLWAIEDCRHLSARLERDLLTVGQQVVRVPPKMMAEQRRTARTRGKSDPIDALAVARAALREPDLPIASHDEQSRELKLLVDRRDDLVKHRTATINRLLWRVHELDPAWAPKATSLDLAKHQQILADRLAGAPGIVAELARDELADIVDLTVRINQLQRRIAGLVEQAAPTLLAMPGVGALTAAKLVGEAAGISRFKSEAAFARHAGIAPIPVWSGNTKGRVRLTRSGNRQLNAAIHRVAVTQIRLDGLGRAYYEKKKAEGMSTPEALRCLKRRLARVVFNRMTADHAAATTALAQAA; this is translated from the coding sequence GTGAAGGAGGCAACCACCATGGTTGTTGTTGGAGCCGACGTACACAAGCGGACGCACACGTTTGTCGCTGTCGATGAGGCTGGCCGCGAGCTCGGCCACAAGACGTTCGACGCGGACTCCGCTGGCCATCGCAAGGCCGTCGCGTGGGCGCGTGAACGGTTCGGGACCGAGCTGCTGTGGGCGATCGAAGACTGCCGCCACCTCTCAGCACGACTTGAGCGTGATCTGTTGACCGTGGGCCAGCAGGTGGTGCGGGTGCCGCCGAAGATGATGGCCGAGCAGCGACGTACCGCCCGCACGCGGGGCAAGTCGGACCCGATCGACGCGCTCGCGGTCGCCCGGGCCGCGTTACGCGAGCCGGACCTTCCGATCGCCTCCCATGATGAGCAGTCGCGGGAGCTGAAGCTGCTGGTCGACAGGCGTGATGACCTGGTCAAACACCGCACGGCGACGATCAACCGACTACTGTGGCGCGTCCACGAACTCGACCCTGCATGGGCGCCGAAGGCGACGTCTCTAGACCTGGCCAAGCACCAGCAGATCCTTGCTGACCGGCTCGCTGGCGCGCCCGGGATCGTGGCCGAACTGGCCCGTGACGAGCTCGCTGACATCGTCGATCTGACGGTGCGGATCAACCAGCTCCAGCGGCGGATCGCGGGGCTGGTCGAGCAGGCCGCGCCGACGCTGCTGGCCATGCCCGGTGTTGGCGCCCTGACCGCGGCCAAGCTAGTCGGTGAAGCCGCCGGCATCAGCCGGTTCAAATCCGAGGCAGCGTTCGCCCGGCATGCCGGGATCGCGCCGATCCCGGTCTGGTCGGGCAACACCAAGGGCCGGGTCCGGCTCACCAGGTCAGGCAACAGACAACTGAACGCAGCCATCCACCGCGTAGCCGTCACCCAGATCCGACTCGATGGCCTCGGCCGGGCCTACTACGAGAAGAAGAAGGCCGAAGGCATGTCCACACCCGAGGCCCTGCGATGCCTCAAACGGCGCCTCGCGCGCGTCGTATTCAACCGCATGACCGCCGATCACGCCGCCGCGACGACCGCCCTCGCCCAAGCGGCTTGA
- the dapE gene encoding succinyl-diaminopimelate desuccinylase has protein sequence MSIPQLDLSADPVELTAALVDIESVSRDESLIADAVEAALRAQTSGFDVVRHGNCVLARTDRGLPTRVLLAGHLDTVPIAGNVPHRRGSGFDEHYGIDDEFLHGCGTTDMKSGDAVFLHLAATLENPAHDLTLVFYDCEEIAAEFNGLGHIQRDLPHWLAADVAILGEPTSGLIEAGCQGTLRVRLTAGGTRAHSARSWMGDNAVHKLGDVLTTLASYQPRRVDIDGCEYREGLSAVAIGGGVAGNVIPDAAHVDVNFRFAPDRSIDTALAHVREVFAAQLDSGSVTLELTDAAAGALPGLAHPAAAALVAAASGRFRAKFGWTDVSRFSALGIPAVNLGPGDPSLAHRADERVPTSQIREVTDLLRGYLSA, from the coding sequence GTGAGCATCCCGCAGCTGGACCTGAGCGCCGATCCCGTCGAACTGACCGCGGCTCTGGTCGATATCGAGAGCGTGTCGCGCGACGAGAGCTTGATCGCCGATGCGGTGGAAGCGGCGTTGCGGGCGCAGACCAGCGGTTTCGACGTGGTCCGGCACGGCAACTGCGTGCTCGCCCGCACCGATCGTGGTTTGCCGACACGGGTGCTGCTCGCCGGGCATCTCGACACAGTGCCTATCGCCGGGAACGTTCCGCACCGCCGGGGTTCGGGTTTCGACGAGCACTACGGCATCGACGACGAGTTCCTGCACGGGTGCGGTACGACCGACATGAAATCGGGTGACGCGGTGTTCCTGCATCTGGCGGCGACCCTGGAGAACCCGGCACACGATCTGACGTTGGTGTTCTACGACTGTGAGGAGATCGCCGCCGAGTTCAACGGTCTCGGGCACATCCAACGCGATCTGCCGCACTGGCTGGCCGCCGACGTGGCGATCCTCGGCGAGCCGACGTCGGGCCTCATCGAGGCGGGCTGTCAGGGCACGCTGCGGGTACGCCTGACGGCCGGTGGAACACGCGCGCATTCGGCCCGATCGTGGATGGGGGACAACGCCGTTCACAAGCTCGGCGATGTGCTCACCACGTTGGCGTCCTACCAGCCGCGCCGTGTGGACATCGACGGCTGCGAATACCGTGAGGGGCTTTCGGCGGTGGCGATCGGCGGTGGCGTCGCGGGCAATGTCATCCCGGATGCGGCGCACGTCGACGTGAACTTCCGGTTCGCACCCGACCGGAGCATCGACACCGCGCTGGCGCATGTCCGGGAGGTGTTCGCCGCTCAGCTCGATTCGGGATCGGTCACGCTCGAACTCACCGATGCGGCGGCGGGGGCGCTGCCGGGTCTGGCGCATCCGGCCGCGGCGGCGCTGGTGGCGGCCGCGTCAGGGCGGTTCCGGGCGAAGTTCGGGTGGACCGACGTGTCCCGGTTCTCCGCGCTCGGGATTCCGGCGGTCAATCTGGGGCCGGGCGATCCGAGCCTGGCGCACCGCGCCGACGAACGGGTGCCGACGAGTCAGATCCGTGAGGTGACCGATCTGTTGCGCGGCTATCTGTCGGCCTGA
- the dapD gene encoding 2,3,4,5-tetrahydropyridine-2,6-dicarboxylate N-succinyltransferase, which translates to MTGAIATGIATLTDDGAVLDTWFPEPALENDVATTGTEILDLADIPADLEPLVGTDEARGVKIVAVRTSIADIAAAPIDAHDVYLRLHLLSHRLVAPHGINLDGQFGLLTNVVWTNHGPCAVDGFEKTRLRLRARGPVTVTHIDKFPRMVDYVIPTGIRIGDADRVRLGAHLASGTTVMHEGFVNFNAGTLGTSMVEGRISAGVVVGDGSDVGGGASTMGTLSGGGKEIIALGERCLLGANSGCGIPLGDDCVIEAGLYVTAGTKVTGPDGTRVSARDFAGASNLLFRRNSITGAVEVLPWKGDGIALNHILHKND; encoded by the coding sequence GTGACTGGAGCAATCGCAACTGGTATCGCCACCCTGACCGACGACGGCGCCGTCCTCGACACCTGGTTCCCCGAACCCGCACTCGAGAACGATGTCGCCACCACCGGCACGGAGATCCTCGACCTCGCCGACATCCCCGCCGACCTCGAACCGCTCGTGGGCACCGACGAGGCACGCGGGGTCAAGATCGTCGCGGTCCGCACGTCCATCGCCGACATCGCCGCCGCCCCCATCGACGCCCACGACGTGTACCTGCGACTGCATCTGCTCTCGCACCGGCTCGTCGCACCCCACGGGATCAACCTCGACGGCCAGTTCGGGCTGCTCACCAACGTGGTGTGGACCAACCACGGCCCGTGCGCCGTCGACGGATTCGAGAAGACGCGGCTGCGGCTACGGGCCCGCGGCCCCGTGACCGTCACCCACATCGACAAGTTCCCACGGATGGTCGACTACGTGATCCCCACCGGCATCCGGATCGGTGACGCCGACCGTGTGCGACTGGGCGCACACCTGGCATCCGGTACCACCGTCATGCACGAGGGTTTCGTCAACTTCAACGCCGGCACCCTCGGCACCTCGATGGTCGAGGGCCGTATCTCGGCGGGCGTCGTCGTCGGCGACGGCTCGGACGTGGGCGGCGGTGCGTCGACCATGGGCACACTGTCCGGCGGCGGCAAAGAGATCATCGCACTCGGCGAACGGTGCCTGCTCGGCGCGAACTCCGGCTGCGGTATCCCGCTCGGCGACGACTGCGTCATCGAGGCCGGACTGTACGTCACCGCCGGCACCAAGGTGACCGGCCCCGACGGCACCCGGGTCAGCGCCCGCGATTTCGCCGGCGCCTCCAACCTGCTGTTCCGTCGCAACAGCATCACCGGCGCCGTCGAGGTACTGCCCTGGAAGGGCGACGGCATCGCCCTCAACCACATCCTGCATAAAAACGACTGA
- a CDS encoding GmrSD restriction endonuclease domain-containing protein, with protein MRSDATHFLGAIVIQQVPTTLGGLPTWNVIDGQQRLTTIQLLLDALHAELEHRGWAQLAGQILPLVENPADYCDDEHDRYKLWPTNRDRNAFVSVMSAATPVDYAVVAKSRLSDAHRFFAESISTWLGDDVGERRARMLVATVMERLEIASIRLDANEDAQAIFETLNARGTPLSAADLIKNFVFQSFAGAPSDAETAYLSYWAEFETPWWETEITTGRIKNSRASLFLWQWLTARTLDDFPIREVFTQFKHYVNTVAKDVGALLPQIKAAADRYRAAIEGSEQVHGPLSRVELFSYRVGTLDSEISRPLLIWLDEPEQSGIPPADRGNILATLESWFVRRALVKAPSQGSNRFIIDLMQHVSTQPKEEVAAAVTAYLETNHTSVGYWPGDAEVREALTGATVYRRYRLARLRMVLEAIEDEKRGYPDGKKLAMGPIARGIGTIEHLMPQKWRKHWPADLTEDQESVRDRVVQQLGNLTLVTQELNSKLSNGPWTTKRDHFLQYDDVLLTKDALNPGDTWDELSIEQRTDQLVEQILNLWPTPAGHVGLIGGSGLAPAAVSVDVAQLVATGWLEPGTRLRCRYPGSQHADALALVAQDGRLYVGDVAFQTPSGAASSITGKTANGWWWWVIEGTQTSLQDIRENYVASLGEADAEIADDEPSGSTGQLTLVVYDDDRAE; from the coding sequence GTGCGATCGGATGCGACCCACTTTCTCGGGGCAATCGTTATCCAGCAGGTTCCGACGACGCTCGGCGGGCTGCCCACCTGGAACGTCATCGACGGCCAGCAGCGGCTCACCACGATTCAGCTGCTCCTCGATGCCTTGCACGCCGAGTTGGAGCATCGGGGCTGGGCACAGCTTGCCGGTCAGATTCTGCCGCTGGTTGAGAATCCGGCCGACTACTGCGACGACGAGCACGATCGTTACAAGTTGTGGCCTACCAATCGCGACCGCAACGCCTTCGTCTCGGTGATGTCGGCGGCAACACCGGTCGACTACGCGGTGGTTGCGAAGTCTCGGCTGAGCGATGCCCATCGATTCTTCGCGGAGTCGATCAGCACGTGGCTCGGGGACGACGTCGGTGAGCGCCGTGCACGGATGCTCGTCGCGACCGTCATGGAACGGTTGGAGATCGCGAGCATTCGTCTCGACGCGAACGAGGACGCGCAAGCAATCTTCGAGACGTTGAACGCCCGTGGTACTCCGCTGTCAGCTGCCGATCTCATCAAGAACTTCGTCTTCCAATCGTTCGCTGGCGCACCGTCGGATGCGGAAACGGCATACCTGAGCTACTGGGCAGAGTTCGAGACGCCCTGGTGGGAGACCGAGATCACTACAGGGCGAATCAAGAACTCCCGTGCATCGCTGTTCCTCTGGCAGTGGCTCACCGCGCGCACCCTGGATGACTTTCCGATCCGCGAGGTGTTCACCCAGTTCAAGCACTATGTCAACACTGTCGCCAAGGACGTGGGTGCCCTCCTGCCTCAGATCAAGGCGGCCGCCGACCGTTACCGGGCTGCCATCGAGGGCTCGGAGCAAGTGCATGGGCCGCTCAGCCGCGTCGAGCTGTTCAGCTACCGGGTTGGGACGCTTGACTCGGAGATCTCGCGCCCGTTGCTGATATGGCTGGATGAGCCCGAACAATCAGGCATCCCTCCCGCCGATCGCGGCAATATCCTCGCAACCCTGGAGAGCTGGTTCGTGCGGCGGGCTCTGGTCAAGGCACCATCGCAGGGATCGAATCGCTTCATCATCGACCTCATGCAACATGTCAGCACACAGCCGAAGGAAGAGGTCGCCGCCGCAGTCACGGCTTATCTTGAGACGAACCATACCTCGGTCGGGTACTGGCCGGGTGATGCGGAGGTGCGTGAGGCGCTCACAGGGGCAACTGTCTACCGGAGGTACCGGCTTGCTCGTTTGCGTATGGTGCTGGAGGCTATCGAAGACGAGAAGCGTGGATACCCCGACGGCAAGAAGCTCGCTATGGGTCCGATTGCTCGGGGCATAGGTACCATCGAACACCTCATGCCGCAGAAGTGGCGCAAGCATTGGCCGGCCGACCTGACCGAAGACCAGGAGTCGGTTCGTGATCGTGTCGTGCAGCAGCTCGGCAATCTCACGCTGGTCACGCAAGAACTCAACAGCAAGTTGAGTAACGGACCGTGGACAACAAAGCGTGACCATTTCCTGCAATACGACGATGTACTGCTCACAAAGGATGCGTTGAACCCGGGTGATACTTGGGACGAACTGAGTATCGAGCAGCGCACAGACCAACTGGTGGAGCAGATTCTGAATCTTTGGCCGACTCCGGCGGGCCATGTCGGCCTCATAGGTGGCTCGGGTCTGGCACCTGCTGCCGTGAGCGTGGACGTTGCGCAACTCGTGGCGACAGGTTGGCTAGAGCCAGGCACTCGACTGCGGTGTCGTTATCCGGGTTCGCAGCATGCAGATGCTCTTGCGCTTGTTGCGCAGGACGGTCGGCTATATGTCGGCGACGTCGCATTCCAGACTCCATCGGGAGCCGCTAGTTCGATCACTGGGAAGACCGCGAACGGATGGTGGTGGTGGGTGATCGAAGGAACTCAGACCAGCCTTCAGGACATTCGCGAGAACTACGTGGCGAGCCTCGGTGAGGCCGACGCCGAGATTGCGGACGACGAGCCCAGCGGGAGCACGGGTCAACTAACGCTGGTCGTCTACGACGATGACCGGGCCGAGTAG
- a CDS encoding type II toxin-antitoxin system Phd/YefM family antitoxin → MSTPEPLESLSQRELRNESGRVLRSVSEGHSFVLTNRGVPVGRIVPLDAPAQALPITRPARRTGGWADLRIVRKRTTQEPQSILDDLRSDRA, encoded by the coding sequence GTGAGTACGCCTGAACCGTTGGAGAGCCTGTCGCAGCGAGAGTTGCGTAACGAGTCAGGTCGGGTGCTGCGGTCGGTCAGTGAGGGCCACTCGTTCGTTCTCACCAATCGCGGCGTTCCCGTCGGGCGGATCGTTCCCCTCGACGCCCCCGCGCAGGCATTGCCTATCACACGTCCGGCCCGCCGCACCGGTGGCTGGGCTGATCTGCGGATCGTGCGCAAGCGCACTACCCAAGAGCCCCAGTCAATCCTCGATGACCTGCGCAGTGACCGCGCGTGA
- a CDS encoding type II toxin-antitoxin system VapC family toxin codes for MTHRAVVYVDTSALGALLIEQPESAHVEEWLDTADVTLVSSDLLETELRRLAVREDLDHADVTRILEGISLAALDRAAFRNAGFLPMPFLRTLDALHLEAAIRLEAAAVLTYDRRLAEAARSAGIDVIAPGAATERF; via the coding sequence GTGACCCATCGAGCTGTCGTCTACGTTGACACGTCGGCACTCGGTGCATTACTGATCGAACAACCCGAGAGCGCACACGTCGAGGAGTGGTTGGACACAGCTGATGTCACGCTGGTATCGAGCGATCTGCTCGAGACCGAGTTGCGTCGCCTCGCGGTCCGCGAAGATCTCGACCATGCCGACGTGACCCGAATTCTCGAAGGTATCTCGCTCGCAGCCCTCGATCGGGCGGCGTTCCGCAATGCGGGCTTCCTGCCGATGCCCTTCCTTCGAACCCTCGATGCCCTGCATCTTGAGGCGGCAATCCGGCTCGAAGCCGCGGCGGTGCTGACCTATGACCGCAGGCTCGCTGAAGCGGCAAGGTCGGCGGGGATCGACGTGATCGCACCCGGCGCGGCCACCGAACGCTTCTGA